From the genome of Argentina anserina chromosome 4, drPotAnse1.1, whole genome shotgun sequence, one region includes:
- the LOC126791310 gene encoding probable peroxygenase 4 isoform X2 yields MASSPVPETTNNQVTGRFVPNEHDTLQRHVAFFDRNHDGIVYPWETFQGFRAIGCGLFLSSFAAIFINVGLSRQTRPGKSFSLRFPIEVRNIHKAKHGSDSGVYDTEGRFVPLKFEEIFSKHAHSNANALTAKELDGLLKANREPNDRRGWLAAWTEWKILYFLCKDKNGLLHKETVRAVYDGSLFEQMEKERLAAAAKKKDTV; encoded by the exons ATGGCTTCTTCTCCTGTACCAGAAACCACCAATAATCAAG TTACTGGGAGATTTGTTCCGAATGAACACGATACTCTGCAGAGGCATGTAGCATTCTTCGACAGGAATCACGATGGCATTGTTTATCCTTGGGAGACCTTTCAAG GTTTTCGTGCAATTGGCTGTGGCCTGTTCTTATCCTCGTTCGCTGCTATCTTCATCAACGTCGGTCTCAGTCGGCAGACTCGCCCg GGAAAATCGTTTTCTCTGCGGTTTCCGATTGAAGTTAGAAACATTCACAAAGCCAAGCATGGCAGTGACTCAGGTGTATATGACACTGAAGGAAG GTTTGTTCCCTTAAAATTTGAAGAGATTTTCTCCAAACATGCACATAGTAATGCCAATGCTTTGACAGCAAAGGAACTGGATGGGTTGCTCAAAGCCAATAGGGAGCCAAATGATCGCAGAGGATG GTTGGCTGCCTGGACTGAATGGAAGATCCTGTATTTTCTTTGCAAGGACAAGAATGGTTTACTGCACAAAGAAACCGTTAGAGCTGTTTATGATGGGAGCCTGTTCGAGCAAATGGAGAAGGAAAGATTAGCAGCAGCGGCCAAGAAGAAAGA TACCGTCTGA
- the LOC126791310 gene encoding probable peroxygenase 4 isoform X1: MASSPVPETTNNQEVTGRFVPNEHDTLQRHVAFFDRNHDGIVYPWETFQGFRAIGCGLFLSSFAAIFINVGLSRQTRPGKSFSLRFPIEVRNIHKAKHGSDSGVYDTEGRFVPLKFEEIFSKHAHSNANALTAKELDGLLKANREPNDRRGWLAAWTEWKILYFLCKDKNGLLHKETVRAVYDGSLFEQMEKERLAAAAKKKDTV; encoded by the exons ATGGCTTCTTCTCCTGTACCAGAAACCACCAATAATCAAG AAGTTACTGGGAGATTTGTTCCGAATGAACACGATACTCTGCAGAGGCATGTAGCATTCTTCGACAGGAATCACGATGGCATTGTTTATCCTTGGGAGACCTTTCAAG GTTTTCGTGCAATTGGCTGTGGCCTGTTCTTATCCTCGTTCGCTGCTATCTTCATCAACGTCGGTCTCAGTCGGCAGACTCGCCCg GGAAAATCGTTTTCTCTGCGGTTTCCGATTGAAGTTAGAAACATTCACAAAGCCAAGCATGGCAGTGACTCAGGTGTATATGACACTGAAGGAAG GTTTGTTCCCTTAAAATTTGAAGAGATTTTCTCCAAACATGCACATAGTAATGCCAATGCTTTGACAGCAAAGGAACTGGATGGGTTGCTCAAAGCCAATAGGGAGCCAAATGATCGCAGAGGATG GTTGGCTGCCTGGACTGAATGGAAGATCCTGTATTTTCTTTGCAAGGACAAGAATGGTTTACTGCACAAAGAAACCGTTAGAGCTGTTTATGATGGGAGCCTGTTCGAGCAAATGGAGAAGGAAAGATTAGCAGCAGCGGCCAAGAAGAAAGA TACCGTCTGA
- the LOC126791307 gene encoding plasmodesmata-located protein 6, producing the protein MSLTQKASTGFSFFFLVNLICFASPSSSATDTFIYGGCSQIKFLPGTAYEMKLNSILASVVNSAMFTTYNNFTVPGSSGGADTLYGVFQCRGDLSGTDCAQCVSRAVSRLGTLCLDACGGALQLDGCFVKYDNATFLGVEDKTVVMNKCGPSIGYDSEGLTRRDAVLSYLGTSDGAYRPFRVSGAGNVQGVAQCVGDLSPSECQDCLSDAVGKLRASCVTSIWGDMFLAKCYARYSEGGYHSQGHDHDDDDDGDDDLDRTLAILIGIIAAAALLVVFLSYFKKYLCGDDCDIKGGK; encoded by the exons ATGTCTCTAACTCAAAAGGCCAGTACAGGtttctcctttttctttcttgttaaTCTCATCTGCTTCGCATCCCCGTCATCCTCCGCAACCGACACGTTCATCTACGGCGGTTGCTCACAGATTAAGTTCCTCCCGGGGACGGCCTACGAGATGAAGCTCAACTCCATATTGGCCTCCGTGGTCAACTCAGCCATGTTCACTACTTACAACAATTTCACCGTCCCCGGCTCGTCGGGCGGTGCGGACACCCTCTACGGCGTGTTCCAGTGCCGCGGCGACCTGAGCGGCACTGACTGCGCGCAGTGCGTTTCACGGGCAGTCAGTCGGCTCGGCACACTCTGTTTGGAcgcgtgcggcggcgcgttgCAGCTCGACGGGTGCTTCGTCAAGTACGACAACGCCACTTTCTTGGGGGTGGAGGACAAGACGGTTGTAATGAACAAGTGTGGGCCGTCGATTGGGTACGACTCAGAAGGGTTGACCAGGCGGGATGCTGTGTTGTCGTACTTAGGGACCAGCGACGGTGCCTACCGGCCGTTCAGGGTGAGCGGCGCCGGAAATGTTCAGGGCGTGGCGCAGTGCGTAGGGGACTTGAGTCCGAGCGAGTGCCAGGATTGTCTCTCCGACGCCGTAGGGAAGCTGAGGGCGAGCTGTGTGACCAGTATTTGGGGAGACATGTTCTTGGCCAAGTGCTACGCACGCTACTCTGAAGGTGGATATCACTCTCAGGGCCATG ATCACGATGACGATGACGATGGCGATGATGATCTTGATAGGACACTTGCAATTCTGATCGGCATCATAGCAGCAGCTGCATTACTCGTCGTATTTCTTTCTTACTTCAAAAAATACTTGTGTGGAGACGATTGTGATATCAAAG GTGGAAAATAA
- the LOC126791323 gene encoding uncharacterized protein LOC126791323 produces MALEWVVLGYAAGAEAVMVLLLTLPGLDGLRKGLVAVTRNLLKPFLSVVPFCLFLLMDIYWKYETRPSCDADSCTPSEHLRHQKSIMKSQRNALLIAAALIFYWLLYTVTHLVVRIEQLNQRVERLKNKD; encoded by the coding sequence ATGGCTCTAGAGTGGGTGGTGCTAGGCTACGCCGCCGGCGCAGAAGCCGTGATGGTGCTCCTCCTCACGCTCCCAGGCCTCGACGGCCTCCGCAAGGGGCTCGTGGCCGTCACGCGCAACCTCCTGAAGCCGTTCCTGTCGGTGGTGCCGTTCTGCCTCTTCCTCCTCATGGACATCTACTGGAAGTACGAGACTCGCCCCAGCTGCGACGCCGACTCCTGCACGCCGTCCGAGCACCTCCGCCACCAGAAGTCCATCATGAAGAGCCAGCGCAACGCGCTTCTCATCGCGGCGGCGCTCATCTTCTACTGGCTCCTCTACACCGTCACTCACCTCGTGGTCCGGATCGAGCAGCTCAACCAGCGCGTGGAGCGGTTGAAGAATAAGGACTGA
- the LOC126791301 gene encoding plant UBX domain-containing protein 2, whose amino-acid sequence MDDMKDKVKGFIKNPFSSSSSGKFKGQGRVLGSSSSSGPANSPILNRPAQPKPPPRNLNQTRPDPPSNPKPTRKPQGGFDPFDALITPGKRSQNGFTLNVFDCPICGKPFRSEDEVSLHVDTCVTTTAENQSVSGSVEEDSPTSALEACIGAFASGEPGAGSVEVVLRLLRNVVREPENVKFRKVRMGNPKIREAVGEVVGGVELLECVGFELKEEEGEMWAVMGVPTPEQIGVIKKGIELLEPPPKKVEEVQRKEMLDEQVEPKKVDRQTRVFFSVSESAAAKIELPESFYSLSAMELKREAEVRKKKIDDSQMLIPKSFKEKQAKAAKKRYTKTVIRVQFPDGVVLQGVFSPAEPTGALYEYVSLALKEPCLEFELLNPVALKRRVIPHSPAPGQRPATLADEDLVPSALVKFKPLETDSIVYTGLCNELLQISEPLGSGSAVGHT is encoded by the exons ATGGACGACATGAAAGACAAGGTCAAGGGCTTCATCAAGAACCccttctcctcttcctcctccggtAAATTCAAAGGCCAAGGCCGCGTCCTcggctcctcctcctcctccggccCCGCCAACTCCCCCATCCTCAACCGCCCCGCCCAGCCCAAGCCTCCGCCGCGGAATCTCAAccagacccgacccgaccctcCTTCGAATCCAAAGCCCACTCGCAAACCCCAAGGAGGATTCGACCCCTTCGACGCGTTGATCACTCCGGGGAAGCGATCCCAGAACGGCTTCACCCTCAACGTCTTCGACTGCCCAATCTGCGGCAAGCCTTTCCGGTCTGAAGACGAGGTCTCCCTCCACGTGGACACCTGCGTCACCACTACTGCAGAGAATCAAAGCGTCTCGGGGTCGGTGGAGGAGGACTCCCCCACGTCGGCATTGGAGGCCTGCATTGGCGCGTTTGCTTCCGGCGAACCCGGGGCGGGGTCGGTGGAGGTTGTGCTGAGGCTGTTGAGGAATGTAGTGAGGGAGCCGGAGAATGTCAAGTTCAGGAAGGTGAGGATGGGGAACCCGAAGATTCGGGAGGCGGTTGGGGAGGTTGTGGGGGGTGTGGAGTTGCTCGAGTGTGTGGGGTTTGAGTTGAAGGAAGAAGAGGGGGAGATGTGGGCTGTCATGGGGGTGCCGACACCGGAGCAGATTGGGGTGATCAAGAAGGGGATTGAGTTGCTGGAGCCGCCGCCGAAGAAGGTGGAGGAAGTGCAGAGGAAGGAGATGTTGGATGAACAGGTTGAACCAAAGAAGGTTGACAGACAG ACCAGGGTCTTCTTTTCTGTGTCTGAAAGTGCGGCAGCAAAAATTGAGCTGCCAGAAAGTTTCTATAGTCTCTCAGCTATGGAGCTGAAAAGAGAAGCTGAagtgagaaagaagaaaattgaTGATTCACAAATGCTGATACCAAAATCGTTTAAGGAAAAGCAGGCAAAAGCTGCTAAGAAGAGGTACACAAAGACCGTTATCCGGGTCCAATTTCCTGACGGGGTGGTACTCCAAGGTGTGTTTTCTCCTGCTGAGCCAACTGGCGCTCTCTATGAG TACGTCAGCTTAGCATTGAAAGAGCCTTGTTTGGAGTTTGAATTGTTGAATCCTGTAGCTCTCAAGCGCCGGGTGATCCCCCACTCTCCTGCACCAGGGCAGAGACCAGCAACACTAGCTGATGAGGACTTGGTACCCTCGGCTCTTGTCAAGTTTAAACCTCTGGAGACGGATTCCATTGTTTACACGGGGCTATGCAATGAGCTTCTTCAAATTAGTGAACCTCTGGGAAGTGGTTCAGCTGTTGGTCACACATAA
- the LOC126791303 gene encoding protein TIFY 6B-like isoform X2, producing MKERDFMGLSSSKESAVLKEDNNDDGCRDSGLTSGGGGGAHWPFLNKVSAVPHFMSFKGDQEDKTKKMVPDSFLSSRFVPLSTSDAFDPCQRRPTCDAQYINHDRQGGSHFPLTAYPTPHNLQSMHRPYDMKMVSVSNQGISVPMGNPYLKNHFASMGQNFAVTTTKQQSFGGSPVTTTYLVPPSSGSLVGTTEPRNNVNTSGLPSQMTIFYAGSVNVYNDISPEKAQAMMVLAQNGSSNPSNGAHSKAETPKKLPAETGVPVNQAINPPPSAFPSPLSVSSHTGTQSVSGSTSADELITAKPTGLPTTPVSKVEPQKTAVKSVAATAMNHTAIPQARKASLARFLGKRKERVINSAPYNLSKKSAEGSNPESNGKNSPQAKENNNDVRC from the exons ATGAAGGAGAGAGATTTCATGGGTTTGAGCAGCTCGAAAGAGTCGGCTGTGTTGAAGGAGGACAACAACGACGATGGTTGCAGAGACTCTG GGTTGAccagtggtggtggtggtggtgcgcATTGGCCCTTCTTGAACAAGGTCTCTGCAGTTCCTCATTTCATGTCTTTTAAAGGTGATCAGGAAGATAAGACGAAAAAGATGGTACCTGATTCCTTCTTGTCTTCCAGATTTGTGCCTTTATCAACTTCAGATGCATTTGATCCTTGTCAGAGACGACCGACATGTGATGCACAG TACATCAATCACGATCGGCAAGGTGGTAGTCATTTTCCCCTAACAGCATATCCTACGCCACATAATCTGCAGTCTATGCACCGTCCTTATGACATGAAGATGGTTTCAGTTTCCAATCAAGGTATTTCTGTTCCTATGGGCAACCCATACTTGAAGAATCATTTTGCATCTATGGGTCAGAATTTTGCTGTTACTACCACCAAGCAACAATCCTTTGGAGGAAGTCCTGTGACTACTACATATTTAGTTCCTCCAAGTTCAGGGTCCCTTGTTGGGACCACTGAACCACG AAACAATGTCAATACATCTGGGCTTCCTTCTCAGATGACAATCTTCTATGCTGGTAGTGTGAATGTCTATAATGATATCTCCCCTGAAAAG GCTCAGGCTATGATGGTTTTAGCTCAGAATGGTTCTTCCAACCCTTCTAATGGTGCACACTCAAAAgctgaaacaccaaaaaaGTTGCCTGCAGAAACTGGTGTTCCAGTGAATCAGGCTATAAATCCACCGCCTTCTGCTTTCCCTAGTCCCTTGTCTGTTTCCTCACATACTGGTACCCAATCAGTAAGTGGGTCCACAAGCGCTGATGAACTGATAACAGCTAAACCCACAGGGCTTCCAACAACTCCTGTTAGTAAAGTAGAGCCTCAAAAAACTGCAGTTAAATCTGTTGCTGCAACGGCTATGAATCACACTG CTATTCCACAGGCTCGCAAAGCATCCTTGGCTCGATTTTTAGGCAAGCGCAAAGAAAG GGTAATAAATTCAGCACCATACAACTTGAGCAAGAAATCAGCAGAAGGTAGCAACCCCGAATCTAATGGAAAGAATTCCCCACAAGCAAAGGAGAACAACAATGATGTACGATGCTAG
- the LOC126791303 gene encoding protein TIFY 6B-like isoform X1 translates to MKERDFMGLSSSKESAVLKEDNNDDGCRDSGLTSGGGGGAHWPFLNKVSAVPHFMSFKGDQEDKTKKMVPDSFLSSRFVPLSTSDAFDPCQRRPTCDAQQYINHDRQGGSHFPLTAYPTPHNLQSMHRPYDMKMVSVSNQGISVPMGNPYLKNHFASMGQNFAVTTTKQQSFGGSPVTTTYLVPPSSGSLVGTTEPRNNVNTSGLPSQMTIFYAGSVNVYNDISPEKAQAMMVLAQNGSSNPSNGAHSKAETPKKLPAETGVPVNQAINPPPSAFPSPLSVSSHTGTQSVSGSTSADELITAKPTGLPTTPVSKVEPQKTAVKSVAATAMNHTAIPQARKASLARFLGKRKERVINSAPYNLSKKSAEGSNPESNGKNSPQAKENNNDVRC, encoded by the exons ATGAAGGAGAGAGATTTCATGGGTTTGAGCAGCTCGAAAGAGTCGGCTGTGTTGAAGGAGGACAACAACGACGATGGTTGCAGAGACTCTG GGTTGAccagtggtggtggtggtggtgcgcATTGGCCCTTCTTGAACAAGGTCTCTGCAGTTCCTCATTTCATGTCTTTTAAAGGTGATCAGGAAGATAAGACGAAAAAGATGGTACCTGATTCCTTCTTGTCTTCCAGATTTGTGCCTTTATCAACTTCAGATGCATTTGATCCTTGTCAGAGACGACCGACATGTGATGCACAG CAGTACATCAATCACGATCGGCAAGGTGGTAGTCATTTTCCCCTAACAGCATATCCTACGCCACATAATCTGCAGTCTATGCACCGTCCTTATGACATGAAGATGGTTTCAGTTTCCAATCAAGGTATTTCTGTTCCTATGGGCAACCCATACTTGAAGAATCATTTTGCATCTATGGGTCAGAATTTTGCTGTTACTACCACCAAGCAACAATCCTTTGGAGGAAGTCCTGTGACTACTACATATTTAGTTCCTCCAAGTTCAGGGTCCCTTGTTGGGACCACTGAACCACG AAACAATGTCAATACATCTGGGCTTCCTTCTCAGATGACAATCTTCTATGCTGGTAGTGTGAATGTCTATAATGATATCTCCCCTGAAAAG GCTCAGGCTATGATGGTTTTAGCTCAGAATGGTTCTTCCAACCCTTCTAATGGTGCACACTCAAAAgctgaaacaccaaaaaaGTTGCCTGCAGAAACTGGTGTTCCAGTGAATCAGGCTATAAATCCACCGCCTTCTGCTTTCCCTAGTCCCTTGTCTGTTTCCTCACATACTGGTACCCAATCAGTAAGTGGGTCCACAAGCGCTGATGAACTGATAACAGCTAAACCCACAGGGCTTCCAACAACTCCTGTTAGTAAAGTAGAGCCTCAAAAAACTGCAGTTAAATCTGTTGCTGCAACGGCTATGAATCACACTG CTATTCCACAGGCTCGCAAAGCATCCTTGGCTCGATTTTTAGGCAAGCGCAAAGAAAG GGTAATAAATTCAGCACCATACAACTTGAGCAAGAAATCAGCAGAAGGTAGCAACCCCGAATCTAATGGAAAGAATTCCCCACAAGCAAAGGAGAACAACAATGATGTACGATGCTAG